The Planctomycetota bacterium sequence AGTATACTCCAAGGGCTCCGGGGGCTTCAAGCGATGCGGCCATTGCAGCGCCGTGGCTAGGCGCGTAGAATGAGGCGAATGAGGCGATGCCACCCGCACGGAGGAACGTGATGAGAATCGCGGAACTGGCGGCACTGCTGGTCGGGCTTGGCGCGGCGCAGGCTGTGGCGGCGGGCATTGTCTACCCACAGCGCTGGGTGTACGTGAGCCGCGGCCTGCACCAGGACAGCGACGTCGCGGAGATTCGCGACATCGTGCGCACCGCCTCCGAGCACGGCCTGAACGGCATGGTGCTGGCGACGGGGTGGGACCGCCTGGACCTCCAGCCGCCGCACTTCTTCGCGCGGGTCGAGCAGGTGAAGGCCATGTGCCAGCAGCACAAGATCGAGATCATCCCCATCCTCTTCTCGGCCGGCTACGGCGGCAGCGTGCTGGCCCACGACAAGAGCCTCGCGGCCGGCATCCCCGTGCGCGACGCGCTCTTTGTGGCGAAGGGGGGCGAGGCGCGGCTTGTGCCAGACCCGCCCGTCGAAGTCGCCAATGGCGGCTTCGAGGACTTCAAGGGGAATCAGCTCAAGGGCTTCCGCTTCCACGACAAGCCGGGCGAGGTGAGCTTCGTGGACACCGCGGTGGCCCACGGCGGCAAGGCGTCCCTGCGGTTTGAGACCTCTGGGGCTGACAAACACGGCCACGCCCGCGTGATGCAGGAGGTCGCCGTCAAGCCCCACCGCTGCTATCGCGTGAGCGTGTGGGTGAAGACGGACGGGCTGGAGCCCAAGGGTGCCTTCCGCGTCCAGGTGCTGACGGAGAAGAGCCGCGCCCTCGCCCCGTTCGAGCCGCAGGTGCCCGCGACGAGCGACTGGCGGGAGGTCGTCCTCGGCTTCAACAGCCTCGAGTACGACAGGGTCCGGATCTACCTCGGCGCCTGGGGCGGGCGGAGCGGGAAGTTCTGGGTGGACGACCTGACGGTCGAGGAGGTCGGCCTCATCAACGTCCTCCGTCGCCCCGGCACACCAGTGGTCGTCAAGGGGGAAGCGTCGGGCACGGTCTACGAGGAGGGCAAGGACTTCGCGCCCATCGCCGACCCGAAGCTGAACTTCCGCTTCGACCACGTCGGGCCGGCTATCAAGCTTCTCCCCGGCACCCGCATCGCCGAGGGCGAACGACTCCGCGTGAGCTACTACCACGGCATCGCCATCAATCAGGGGCAGGTGAGCGTGTGCATGAGCGAGCCGAAGCTCTATGAGATATGGCGCGAGCAGGTCCGCCTGGTCCAGAAGCACCTGGCCCCGGCCAAGTGGCTCCTGAGCATGGACGAGGTCCGTGCCGGCGGCTCGTGCGAGGCGTGCAAGGGCCGCAAGATGACGATGGGCGAAATCCTCGGCGACTGCATTACCCGCCAGTTCCAGATGATCCGCGAGGCCAATCCAAAGGCCGAGGTCTATTGCTGGTCCGACATGCTCGACCCGAACCACAATGCGCATGGGGACTACTATCTGGTTGAGGGCGACTTCGCCGGCTCGTGGCAGCACGTGCCGAAGGACCT is a genomic window containing:
- a CDS encoding carbohydrate binding domain-containing protein, with amino-acid sequence MRIAELAALLVGLGAAQAVAAGIVYPQRWVYVSRGLHQDSDVAEIRDIVRTASEHGLNGMVLATGWDRLDLQPPHFFARVEQVKAMCQQHKIEIIPILFSAGYGGSVLAHDKSLAAGIPVRDALFVAKGGEARLVPDPPVEVANGGFEDFKGNQLKGFRFHDKPGEVSFVDTAVAHGGKASLRFETSGADKHGHARVMQEVAVKPHRCYRVSVWVKTDGLEPKGAFRVQVLTEKSRALAPFEPQVPATSDWREVVLGFNSLEYDRVRIYLGAWGGRSGKFWVDDLTVEEVGLINVLRRPGTPVVVKGEASGTVYEEGKDFAPIADPKLNFRFDHVGPAIKLLPGTRIAEGERLRVSYYHGIAINQGQVSVCMSEPKLYEIWREQVRLVQKHLAPAKWLLSMDEVRAGGSCEACKGRKMTMGEILGDCITRQFQMIREANPKAEVYCWSDMLDPNHNAHGDYYLVEGDFAGSWQHVPKDLIIVCWYYEKREPSLAHFSKLGFKTLAGAYYDADTLDNPRGWLEALDKTPSALGIMYTTWQNKYQLLGPFGELASKR